From a single Osmerus mordax isolate fOsmMor3 chromosome 6, fOsmMor3.pri, whole genome shotgun sequence genomic region:
- the LOC136944739 gene encoding tubulin alpha chain-like has product MRECISVHIGQAGVQMGNSCWELYCLEHGFLPDGTVHASNAASLADTSFGTFFTETGTGKYVPRAIFIDLEPSVVDEVRSGPYGQLYHPEQLISGKEDAANNYARGHYTIGKEIVESVIDRMRKMADQCTGLQGFLIFHSFGGGTGSGFTSLLMERLSVDYGKKSKLEFSVYPAPQVSTAVVEPYNSILTTHTTLEHSDCSFMVDNEAIFDICKRNVGVERPSYTNLNRLIAQIVSSITASLRFDGALNVDLTEFQTNLVPYPRIHFPLVTYAPIISAEKAYHEQLSVSEITNACFEPANQMVKCDPRRGKYMACCLLYRGDVVPKDVNAAIAAIKTRRSIQFVDWCPTGFKVGINYQPPTVVPGGDLAKVQRAVCMLSNTTAISEAWSRLDHKFDLMYAKRAFVHWYVGEGMEEGEFSEAREDMAALEKDYEEVGADSGDGCEEEDEY; this is encoded by the exons ATG AGGGAGTGCATTTCTGTTCACATCGGACAAGCGGGCGTCCAGATGGGCAACTCCTGCTGGGAGCTGTACTGTTTGGAGCATGGCTTCCTGCCAGATGGAACGGTGCATGCATCCAACGCTGCCTCCCTGGCCGACACGTCCTTCGGTACTTTCTTCACTGAAACCGGTACCGGGAAGTACGTCCCCAGAGCCATCTTTATTGATCTGGAGCCGTCGGTCGTGG ATGAAGTACGAAGTGGTCCCTATGGTCAGTTGTACCACCCTGAGCAACTGATCAGTGGCAAGGAGGATGCAGCTAACAACTATGCCCGCGGGCACTACACCATCGGGAAGGAGATTGTGGAATCCGTCATTGACAGGATGCGTAAAATG GCGGACCAGTGCACCGGACTGCAGGGCTTCCTCATCTTTCACAGCTTTGGCGGGGGGACCGGGTCTGGTTTCACCTCCCTGCTGATGGAGCGTCTGTCTGTGGACTACGGGAAGAAGTCCAAGCTGGAGTTCTCGGTTTACCCTGCCCCCCAGGTGTCCACAGCTGTAGTGGAGCCCTACAACTCCATCCTgaccacccacaccaccctgGAGCACTCGGACTGCTCCTTCATGGTGGACAATGAGGCCATCTTTGACATCTGCAAGCGCAACGTGGGGGTGGAGCGTCCCTCCTACACCAACCTCAACCGCCTGATTGCCCAGATCGTGTCCTCCATAACTGCCTCCCTGCGTTTTGACGGCGCCCTCAACGTGGACCTGACCGAGTTCCAGACCAACCTGGTGCCCTACCCCCGCATCCACTTCCCCCTGGTGACCTACGCCCCCATCATCTCAGCCGAGAAGGCCTACCACGAGCAGCTCTCCGTATCCGAGATCACCAACGCTTGTTTCGAGCCGGCCAACCAGATGGTGAAGTGTGACCCCAGGCGTGGCAAGTACATGGCCTGCTGCCTGCTCTACCGTGGAGACGTTGTCCCCAAGGACGTCAACGCCGCCATCGCTGCCATCAAGACGAGGCGCTCCATCCAGTTTGTGGACTGGTGTCCCACGGGCTTCAAGGTGGGTATCAACTACCAGCCCCCCACCGTGGTTCCTGGAGGGGACCTGGCCAAGGTGCAGAGGGCCGTGTGCATGCTGAGCAACACCACGGCTATCTCTGAAGCCTGGAGCCGACTAGACCACAAGTTTGACCTGATGTACGCCAAGCGTGCGTTCGTGCACTGGTACGTAGGTGAGGGCATGGAGGAGGGCGAGTTCTCTGAGGCCAGGGAGGACATGGCTGCCCTGGAGAAGGACTatgaggaggtgggggcagaCTCTGGAGATGGctgtgaggaggaagatgaataTTGA